The following proteins are co-located in the Mesorhizobium australicum WSM2073 genome:
- the lpxK gene encoding tetraacyldisaccharide 4'-kinase encodes MASEAPPFWWEEPDWKVLALSPLSAVYALVAGRGMRRARREKIQAPVLCIGNFTVGGTGKTPVAIALAQQAKRMHLKPGFLSRGHGGSFAEPHVVDVSHDSARHVGDEPLLLAEHAPVAVTPNRAAGARLLLEKHGCDFLIMDDGFQSARIHIDYALVVVDARYGIGNGRVIPGGPLRAKIVDQLVFTSGLLKMGEGTAADAVVRRAARAGRPIFEAHTEPSSTAGFAGKRFLAFAGIGHPEKFFDTVRDAGGEVVLSRPFPDHHFYAEDELAELAATARAEGLGLITTAKDAARLRHGAPQDFLDRLDVLEIDTVFELDHVPERIIEETLDAWRQRKLRR; translated from the coding sequence ATGGCCTCCGAAGCACCGCCATTCTGGTGGGAAGAGCCGGACTGGAAGGTCCTGGCGCTGTCGCCGCTGTCGGCTGTCTACGCGCTGGTTGCCGGTCGCGGCATGCGGCGGGCCCGGCGCGAGAAGATCCAGGCGCCGGTTCTGTGTATCGGCAATTTCACCGTCGGCGGCACCGGCAAGACGCCGGTGGCGATCGCGCTCGCCCAACAGGCCAAGCGCATGCATCTGAAGCCCGGGTTCCTGTCGCGCGGCCACGGCGGTTCCTTCGCCGAGCCGCATGTCGTCGATGTCAGCCATGACAGCGCCAGGCATGTCGGCGACGAACCGCTGCTGCTGGCCGAACATGCCCCGGTGGCGGTGACGCCGAACCGTGCCGCCGGCGCCCGGCTGCTGCTGGAAAAACACGGTTGCGATTTCCTGATCATGGACGACGGCTTTCAGAGCGCGCGCATCCACATCGATTATGCGCTGGTCGTGGTCGATGCCCGCTACGGGATCGGCAATGGCCGCGTCATCCCGGGCGGTCCACTCAGGGCCAAGATCGTCGACCAGCTGGTTTTCACCAGCGGGCTGCTGAAGATGGGCGAGGGCACGGCCGCCGACGCCGTGGTCCGCCGAGCCGCGCGTGCCGGCCGGCCGATCTTCGAGGCCCACACGGAGCCGAGCAGCACGGCCGGGTTTGCCGGAAAGCGGTTCCTGGCCTTTGCCGGCATCGGTCATCCCGAAAAGTTCTTCGACACGGTGCGTGACGCCGGCGGCGAAGTGGTCCTGTCCAGGCCCTTTCCGGACCATCACTTCTACGCCGAGGACGAGCTTGCCGAACTGGCCGCGACGGCACGCGCCGAAGGCCTTGGCCTGATCACCACCGCCAAGGACGCCGCCCGGCTCCGTCACGGCGCCCCGCAGGACTTTCTCGACCGTCTCGACGTGCTGGAAATCGACACTGTGTTCGAGCTTGATCACGTGCCCGAACGCATCATCGAGGAAACGCTCGATGCCTGGCGGCAGCGCAAGTTGAGGAGATGA
- a CDS encoding DUF2093 domain-containing protein, whose protein sequence is MMNRFEGPGGKEARIRYLDGDFQVTSPGSFVRCAVTGENIPLDELKYWSVARQEPYVNATASLRREIEVHPELRKRS, encoded by the coding sequence ATGATGAACCGTTTCGAAGGCCCGGGCGGCAAGGAAGCCCGCATCCGCTATCTCGATGGCGATTTCCAGGTCACCAGCCCGGGCTCGTTCGTGCGCTGCGCGGTGACGGGCGAAAACATCCCGTTGGACGAGCTGAAATACTGGAGCGTCGCCAGGCAGGAACCCTACGTGAACGCCACCGCATCGCTGCGCCGCGAAATCGAGGTGCATCCGGAGTTGCGCAAACGAAGTTAA
- a CDS encoding LysR substrate-binding domain-containing protein produces the protein MRSLRHLLPSAGSLIVFEAAGRLSSFTAAGRELGMTQAAVSYAVRGLEEQLGATLFQRRHRQVSLTEAGERFHADVSLGLSHIRKSAEDLRLQATGGHVTLAASTAFGSFWMMPRLQRFRDELPGIDLRIQTGDRDLDIIAEGIPLAVRGGVPRDWPDYHSLALSDEEIFPVAGPSYLTKFGRPETVEQLATHRLIHLEEPYREAPNWDEWFQSAGASLRNAERGLRINDYAIVIQAVMEGQGIALGWRHLVERLLSTGLLVPVTDHIMKTGTAFYVIWPKNRELSDNARKVRDWLLAQA, from the coding sequence ATGCGAAGCCTTCGCCACCTCCTGCCCTCCGCCGGCAGCCTGATCGTCTTCGAGGCGGCCGGCCGGTTGTCGAGTTTCACCGCCGCCGGGCGCGAGCTCGGCATGACGCAGGCCGCAGTTTCCTATGCCGTGCGTGGGTTGGAGGAACAGCTTGGCGCCACGCTGTTCCAGCGCCGCCACCGCCAGGTCAGCCTGACCGAGGCCGGCGAGCGCTTCCATGCCGACGTCTCGCTCGGCCTTTCCCACATCCGCAAGTCGGCGGAGGACCTGCGTCTGCAGGCGACTGGCGGCCATGTGACGCTCGCCGCCTCGACGGCCTTCGGCTCGTTCTGGATGATGCCGCGCCTGCAGCGGTTCCGCGATGAATTGCCGGGCATCGATCTGCGCATCCAGACCGGCGACCGAGATCTCGACATCATCGCCGAAGGCATTCCGCTTGCCGTGCGCGGAGGCGTGCCACGCGACTGGCCGGACTACCACTCGCTAGCGCTCTCCGACGAAGAGATCTTTCCGGTCGCGGGTCCCAGTTATCTGACGAAATTCGGCCGGCCCGAGACCGTCGAGCAACTGGCGACACACCGCCTCATTCATCTGGAAGAGCCCTATCGCGAGGCCCCGAACTGGGACGAATGGTTCCAATCGGCCGGAGCCAGTCTCCGCAATGCGGAGCGTGGCTTGCGCATCAATGACTATGCGATTGTGATCCAGGCGGTCATGGAGGGGCAAGGCATCGCGCTCGGCTGGCGCCACCTTGTCGAGCGGCTGCTGTCGACCGGGCTGCTGGTGCCGGTGACGGACCACATCATGAAGACGGGCACCGCGTTCTACGTCATCTGGCCGAAGAACCGCGAGCTCAGCGACAATGCGCGCAAGGTCAGGGATTGGCTTCTGGCGCAGGCGTAA
- a CDS encoding LysR substrate-binding domain-containing protein: MDHSSNSMLPLETLRAFDAAARTGSFSAAAEKLNLTHGAVSRQVAKLEDWLGLKVFERGARGVTLTNEGNRLHLRTTEAFALISVNSDRWVEPRGTAVVRLASIPSVSGLWLMPRMAALENDPTRLRIVLDVDNRQADLADEGIDLSVRCGRGRIPGRVSVQLFEEYLFPIASPGLAREIGSGDPARLLKFPLINDSDASGWRAWLAAQDMDYRPRPQDRRFEDYNLVLDAAAHGLGIALARPPLTEHQIQSGRLVAVDDRTVLNPVSYWLDRPVGRPRAAAADLARRIAEQAGLASARLEAFLQDED; this comes from the coding sequence ATGGATCACAGCTCGAACAGTATGCTGCCCTTGGAGACGTTGCGCGCTTTCGACGCGGCGGCGCGCACGGGGAGCTTCTCGGCCGCCGCCGAAAAACTCAACCTCACACATGGCGCGGTCAGCCGGCAGGTCGCCAAACTCGAGGACTGGCTTGGCCTGAAGGTTTTCGAGCGCGGCGCGCGCGGCGTGACGCTGACCAACGAAGGCAATCGCCTGCATCTCAGGACCACCGAAGCCTTCGCGCTGATCTCGGTCAATTCCGACCGGTGGGTGGAGCCGCGCGGCACCGCGGTGGTGCGCCTGGCCTCCATTCCTTCGGTGAGCGGCCTGTGGCTGATGCCGCGCATGGCGGCGCTGGAGAACGATCCCACCCGCCTGCGCATCGTGCTCGATGTTGACAACCGCCAGGCCGATCTCGCCGACGAAGGCATCGATCTGTCGGTGCGCTGCGGTCGCGGCCGCATCCCGGGCCGTGTCTCGGTGCAACTGTTCGAAGAATATCTCTTCCCGATCGCCTCGCCGGGCCTCGCACGGGAGATCGGCAGCGGCGATCCAGCCCGGCTGCTCAAATTCCCGCTGATCAACGATTCCGACGCTTCGGGCTGGCGCGCCTGGTTGGCCGCGCAGGACATGGACTACCGGCCGCGCCCGCAAGACCGTCGTTTCGAGGATTACAATCTGGTGCTCGATGCAGCGGCTCATGGCCTCGGCATCGCGCTGGCGCGGCCGCCGCTCACCGAGCACCAGATACAGTCCGGCCGCCTCGTCGCCGTTGACGATCGCACCGTGCTCAATCCCGTTTCCTACTGGCTGGATCGTCCGGTGGGCCGGCCGCGCGCGGCCGCCGCGGATCTCGCCAGGCGCATTGCCGAACAGGCCGGGCTTGCTTCGGCAAGGCTGGAAGCTTTCCTGCAGGATGAGGATTAG
- a CDS encoding DMT family transporter, translating to MSMTTGTLNSTQRMDTTAAIAVALTVIGWASAFPAIRAGLAAFQPLELGALRFAIAAVPAAIFLAVKRPALPRIGDLWRFAFGGAIFVALYTAMLNFGELTVSAGAAGFIINVSPIFTAIMAMALLGERFSGLAWIGTVISFAGIGIIAVADGHGLHFNAGALLVLGSALCSAVNTIVQKPLFARHHPLTIAASNMVLGALCLAPFLPTALQQAAVANTAGLGAVIYLGIVPSLIAYAAWATALSRLPAARASNFLYLVSPMSALIGFFWLGEVPTLLGILGGALALGGVIVVNLKR from the coding sequence ATGAGCATGACGACAGGCACGTTGAATTCGACACAGCGGATGGACACCACGGCCGCCATTGCCGTGGCGCTGACGGTGATCGGCTGGGCCTCCGCCTTCCCGGCGATCCGGGCCGGGCTCGCCGCCTTTCAGCCGCTGGAGCTTGGCGCCCTGCGCTTTGCCATCGCCGCCGTGCCGGCGGCGATCTTCCTTGCCGTCAAGCGACCGGCTCTGCCCAGGATTGGCGATCTCTGGCGCTTCGCCTTTGGCGGCGCCATTTTCGTCGCGCTCTACACGGCGATGCTCAATTTCGGCGAACTGACGGTCTCGGCCGGAGCGGCGGGCTTCATCATCAATGTCAGCCCCATCTTTACCGCCATCATGGCAATGGCGCTGCTCGGCGAGCGCTTCTCCGGCCTGGCCTGGATCGGCACGGTCATCTCCTTCGCCGGCATCGGCATCATCGCCGTCGCCGACGGGCATGGCCTTCATTTCAATGCCGGCGCGCTGCTGGTACTTGGCTCGGCCCTCTGCTCGGCCGTCAACACCATCGTCCAGAAGCCGCTGTTTGCCCGTCATCATCCGCTGACGATCGCGGCGTCCAACATGGTGCTCGGCGCGCTCTGCCTGGCGCCCTTCCTGCCCACCGCTCTGCAACAGGCCGCTGTCGCCAACACTGCCGGCCTCGGCGCCGTCATTTATCTCGGCATCGTGCCGAGCCTGATTGCCTATGCGGCGTGGGCAACCGCGCTGTCGCGCCTGCCGGCGGCGCGTGCCTCGAACTTCCTCTATCTGGTCTCGCCGATGTCGGCCCTGATCGGCTTCTTCTGGCTGGGCGAGGTGCCGACGCTGCTCGGCATCCTCGGCGGCGCGCTGGCGCTCGGCGGTGTCATCGTGGTGAATTTGAAACGCTGA
- the mutL gene encoding DNA mismatch repair endonuclease MutL produces the protein MPIRQLSETMINQIAAGEVIERPASVVKELVENALDAGASKVEVVTSGGGLNLIRVTDDGFGIPERELALAIARHCTSKLTEDINDIRSLGFRGEALPSIGSVSRLSIRSRTASSDSAAEIGIEGGRVLPIKPAAANRGTTVEVRDLFFATPARLKFMKGERAESSAISDIVKRIAIAFPTVRFTLAGSDRTTLELPATDDSADGSLRRVAQVMGADFPDNSIAIDAMREGVHLTGHVSIPSFTRANALQQYAYVNGRPVRDKLIAGAIRGAFADVLPRDRHAVTVLFLSLDPAIVDVNVHPAKADVRFRDPGLVRGLIVGAIRQALADAGIRSATTGAAGMMAAFRPGSPSYAHPGPANGHRSYDAAYRASGAAGFDPARSPQRPLDMQFDSPGFEHTGARQGGFGENEQAAFDAGPLASADARAGQSEAAETLLGAVLGAARAQVHENYIVAQTRDSLIIVDQHAAHERLVYEALKNALHARPVPSQMLLLPEIIDLPEEDAERLAVHSETLARFGLGIERFGPGAVAVRETPSMLGETNVQQLVRDLADEIADNDTVETLKERLDKIAATMACHGSVRSGRLLKAEEMNALLRQMEATPGSGTCNHGRPTYIELKLADIERLFGRR, from the coding sequence ATGCCCATCCGCCAGCTTTCCGAAACGATGATCAACCAGATCGCCGCCGGCGAAGTCATCGAGCGTCCGGCGAGCGTGGTCAAGGAACTGGTCGAGAATGCGCTCGATGCCGGGGCCAGCAAGGTAGAAGTCGTCACATCGGGCGGCGGGCTGAACCTGATCCGCGTCACCGATGACGGCTTCGGCATTCCTGAACGGGAACTGGCGCTGGCCATCGCACGCCACTGCACCTCCAAGCTCACCGAGGATATCAACGACATTCGTTCCCTCGGCTTTCGCGGCGAAGCGCTGCCATCGATCGGCTCGGTGTCGCGGCTGTCGATCCGCTCGCGCACGGCCTCTAGCGACAGCGCCGCAGAGATCGGCATCGAGGGCGGCCGCGTCCTGCCAATCAAGCCGGCGGCGGCCAATCGCGGCACCACGGTCGAGGTGCGCGACCTGTTCTTCGCCACGCCGGCACGGCTGAAATTCATGAAGGGCGAACGCGCCGAAAGCTCGGCCATCAGCGACATCGTCAAGCGCATCGCCATCGCCTTCCCCACAGTGCGTTTCACGCTGGCCGGTTCCGACCGCACGACTCTGGAACTGCCGGCTACCGATGACAGCGCGGACGGCAGCTTGCGCCGGGTCGCGCAGGTGATGGGCGCCGACTTTCCCGACAATTCCATTGCCATCGACGCGATGCGCGAAGGCGTGCACCTGACCGGCCATGTGTCGATCCCCTCCTTCACCCGCGCCAACGCATTGCAGCAATATGCCTATGTCAACGGCCGCCCGGTGCGCGACAAGCTGATCGCCGGGGCGATCCGCGGCGCCTTCGCCGACGTCCTGCCGCGCGACCGCCATGCGGTGACGGTACTGTTTCTTTCGCTCGATCCGGCCATCGTCGACGTCAACGTCCATCCGGCCAAAGCCGATGTCCGCTTCCGCGATCCGGGCCTCGTGCGCGGGCTGATCGTCGGCGCGATCCGGCAGGCATTGGCCGATGCCGGCATCCGCTCGGCCACCACCGGCGCCGCCGGCATGATGGCAGCGTTTCGGCCGGGCAGCCCGTCCTATGCGCATCCCGGCCCGGCCAATGGCCATCGCAGCTACGACGCGGCCTATCGCGCTTCAGGCGCCGCCGGCTTCGATCCCGCGCGCTCGCCGCAGCGGCCGCTCGACATGCAATTCGACAGCCCGGGCTTTGAACACACCGGCGCAAGACAGGGCGGATTTGGCGAAAATGAGCAAGCCGCGTTCGATGCCGGCCCGCTTGCCAGCGCCGATGCGCGCGCCGGGCAGAGCGAGGCGGCGGAGACGCTGCTCGGCGCGGTGCTGGGGGCCGCGCGCGCGCAGGTGCATGAGAACTATATCGTCGCCCAGACCAGGGATTCGCTCATCATCGTGGACCAGCACGCGGCCCATGAGCGGCTGGTTTACGAGGCGCTGAAGAACGCGCTGCACGCGCGGCCGGTGCCGTCACAGATGCTGCTTCTGCCCGAGATTATCGACCTGCCGGAGGAGGACGCCGAGCGGCTGGCCGTGCATTCCGAAACGCTCGCCCGCTTCGGCCTCGGCATCGAGCGTTTCGGACCGGGTGCGGTCGCCGTGCGCGAGACGCCGTCGATGCTCGGTGAGACCAACGTCCAGCAATTGGTCCGCGACCTCGCCGACGAGATTGCCGACAACGACACGGTCGAGACGCTCAAGGAACGGCTGGACAAGATCGCCGCCACCATGGCCTGCCATGGCTCGGTGCGCTCCGGGCGGCTGCTCAAGGCCGAGGAGATGAACGCTCTGCTGCGCCAGATGGAAGCGACGCCGGGCTCAGGCACCTGCAATCATGGCCGCCCGACCTATATCGAGCTGAAGCTGGCCGACATCGAGCGGCTGTTCGGACGGCGGTGA